Below is a genomic region from Raphanus sativus cultivar WK10039 chromosome 4, ASM80110v3, whole genome shotgun sequence.
CTTGTGTTAAGGTATGGCTTCATATCTTTATAATAAGCAGACGTGAATTATGCCATGCCATTTACATGTTATTTTAGAGTGCCAAATCAGATAGATGTAAGAGCATATTCAATTTTATGGTTTGTTTAAGTTAGACATATTTATGTGTTTCATTGTCAAATTGGGTTACCAGCAACATATCCAAAGTTTCAGAGGCAGGTTCAAATCCTTAAAGTTTAGGAGCAATTTTGGGGATGGTCCACTCAGCCCAACCTTACCAATCTTCAATTCTACCTCTCTCCAAATCACAATGTATCCGAAGCCTCAGGGCCTGGCTTTTGATTTGGGGGTTGAATGTGTTTTGTCTACAGCTTCGGACAAGGTTTTAGTTTCCTGAATGTGTTTTCTGATTCTCGCAACTTGCCCCCTTTAATATCTCAAAAGGATTTAGTACTTTGTTGTGTGATTCCTCTTAATCTATCATCATGTTCTTTTCCCTTCCATGTTGTAGTTTTGATGTGGTTGTGGCTTCTTTATTTCCATTTTGTTAGAGTTTGGATCAATTTCTTCTATATGGAGTGTAATCGATCTGAAGTTTAAATGAAATCGTTGTGCACAAAAAAGATATAATAACTTTTCTatgaaaaaaaaagcttaaactACTTGCACACAAACACCTAGTAACAACAACTGAACACAAAGGTGGTGGTCAGCGAGAACCATGACCAAGAATAAACCGAACAGGAGTGAACTAGAAATAAGCATGAAGAAAAAATGATCCTCGCCCACCATATTGGCGGAAAGGAGGAGGAGAGTTCTCTTACATAGCTACAGTGCAATACCAACACACATATACAATGCTTTGATGAGCCACATGACCACAAACTTGAACCAtccaacaaaagaaaacaagctGACTTTCGCACAGGATTGAGGCGAAACACATACATGAGACTAACATCTTCTGTAACTAGACCAAGAGCAACAAAAACCACCAAAACAAAGGTATGCAAGCTGAAGGCCTGACGGCTCCGGAATAAGAGGGATCTCCACAACAATCCATTGAACCCTACCATCTGAAGAAAACCATATCcaaacattatatatacatatattggGATATATAGAATAACCGGAACCGGTTTAACCATGTTGGTTATTAGAATAATAAACCGGGTattaataatagtatataaactCTATATCGTTGTAACAGAACGTTAAGTCACATCAATATAACAAACTCTATCGTCTCTCTCGTCTTCGTTCTCCTGAGCTTAGGCTCAGGTTCTCTACATcgaatatggtatcagagcttttgTTTTGCATAAGATAAAACCCCATTTGAACTTCTCACATCTAAACAACCCGACTACTACCTACCCTATTTCGGCTGTCCTATCTTATGATCACCTTGAACCTTCTTATAGACGTTTTGTCATTGGGATAACCACTGTTTCTCCTCCTAAAACCTTTCATGAGGCTATTCTATCTGAGGAGTTTAATGGCTCCATGAAATCTGAGATGACATCTTTGGAATCAACTGGAACTTGGTCAGTTTGTGAACTTCCACCGGGTAAACATCCTGTTGGTTGTAAATGGATACACACTTACAAATTTAATGCAGACGGCACTGTTGAAAGACCGAAATCGAGATTGGTAGCCAAAGGTTATACACAACTTGAGGGACTTGATTATTTGGATACCTTTTCTCCTGTTGCTAAGTTGGGTACTCTTCGCTTGTTACTCGCTCTGGCAGCTATCAAAAATTGGTCTATTATACAGCTTGATATCAGTAATGCTTTTTTGAATGGTGACTTGGATGAAGACATATATATGGTACTTCCTCAAGGTTACACTGAACTTACTGGTAAACAAGTGCCTCCCAACTCGGTCTGCAAGCTTCATAAATCACTCTATGGTTTAAAGCAAGCTTCCCGACAATGGAATCAAAAGCTCACTTCTGTTATCATTGGTCAAGGTTTCACTCAAACTCACTCTGATCACTCATTATTTGTGCGTTGCTCAGAGACAGATTTCTTGGCTATATTGGTATACGTTGATGACATTTTGCTTGTGGGAAGTGATGATGCTAGTATTACTGCGTTTAAAGAAGTACTACAGGCAGCTTTCAAACTTCGTGATTTGGGTCAGGCTAAATATTTCTTAGGCTTTGAAATTGCGAGGAATGAGACTGGCATTTCTATTAATCAGAGGAAATATGCTCTTGAGTTACTTGCTGATGCTGGTCTTCTTGGGTGCAAACCGGTGTCTACTCCCCTTGATCCTAATCAGAAAATCTCAGAAACTGATGGTGATCTTTTGACAGATGCTTCAGTGTATAGGAAACTCGTGGGCAGACTTCTCTATTTGACTCATACTCGTCCAGACATCACCTATGCCGTCCACAAGTTAAGTCAATACATGTCAAAGCCGCGTACAACTCATCTTCAAGCTGCTACTCGTGTCTTGAGATACTTGAAGAATGATCCAGCTCAGGGTCTATTCtactctgcttcttcttcagtgCGTCTCACTGGTTTCTCTGATGCCGATTGGGCATCCTGTCCAGATTCCCGAAGATCAGTCACTGGTTATTGTATGTTTTTAGGTGACTCACTCATATCTTGGAGATCGAAGAAACAACCTACAGTGTCCAGAAGCAGCTCCGAAGCAGAGTACCGTTCAATGGCCGATGCTACTTGTGAACTGATCTGGTTGACCGCTTTACTTAACGATCTCAAGTCTCCACCTGTATCTCCAGCTACACTCTTCTGTGACAACCAGTCGGCTCTCCACATTGCCTCCAATCCGGTGTTTCACGAACGCACTAAGCATATTGAAAATGACTGTCATGTGGTTCGTGAAAGGATACTCAGTGGGTTTCTTAAAGCTCTCCATGTTCGTACAGATAACCAGCTTGCAGATCTCTTCACTAAAGCTGTTCAACCTGGTATCTTTGCGAGACTCATGCTCAAGATGGGAATTCACAAGCTGTTCCTTCCATCTTGAGGGGGGGGTATTGGGATATATAGAATAACCGGAACCGGTTTAACCATGTTGGTTATTAGAATAATAAACCGGGTattaataatagtatataaactCTATATCGTTGTAACAGAACGTTAAGTCACATCAATATAACAAACTCTATCGTCTCTCTCGTCTTCGTTCTCCTGAGCTTAGGCTCAGGTTCTCTACATCGAATAACATAAAATAGTTACATTTTAATTTCAGTTGACCAAGTATCTAAAACTACAATTGAATATACGTGAACCTATTCACTCCTTTGTTCCCATTCACCACTTTCAGCACGTTAAGCTTTCACAGGTTGTGGTATTGTGTATACTTTTGTACATATACGAATTAAATTAGGGGTTAGAGGTCTGATTCCACTATATTTAACATATACACAGATTGCATGTAGCTTATTCCACATATATTGTCTATTTTGGAGGTGCCAAAACATATTTGATTTGCTGTAATTTGATATGGAATGAGAAGGACGAGGAAGATTGGAGTTGTATCATTGCATGTATGTATGATGATTGTGGGCTTGAAAGATCTTTTGGGGGTCCATATTTAGATTCTCTCATAGGTGTATATGAGAACTCCATTGGTGTGGAGTGATACCAATCATTGAATTTTTATCCAGAACATTTGCACATAATAATCATCCTCCCATGTAAAATTTACATGAGaatcaaatatttatgtatgGTCAATGGTAAGGCCGCATTGTTAGATTTGAGGGTAATTATATAGCAttgtttataataataataatagtattgaAGCACATAATCATAACTCGGAAGAGTGCCACAGCTCCTGTGATTGTCTTTTTCTTGCGGGTCATCTTCTTTTACAAAAAAGGCcttttccaaaatttaaattttggaaaaatacTAATTCCTTTGACTCTACATTAATTTAGAACAATGATGTATTTTCATCTTTAATTATACCCTCACATATTTACAACAACATACTAGTTTTTTTGGTTAACTACAACAATATACTAGTTTATATGGGAAGCCTTTATAATAATGagtttcatataaaaaaaatcaaatatattagttaCATTGCTTCAACTGAGGAAGCTAAGGAATTGGTCAAAACTTGTTACAGTTTGTTTATATATGCCAACGTcatggtgtgtgtgtgtgtgttttttgcAACACATGATGTGTTTTtatcaatgttttgaaaaccagACCGGACACCGACTCGGTGAAGTtactggttgactggttagaccggttcaaccggtcgaaccgggttttttatttatataaaaatgtatataattatatatttatactatataaactttacttctacatataatactttctctattcttttttattaactcaaaataaacaacaaacataaatctgattactatataaactaaatttttttaaaaaaaaaacaaatgatttacatctaaatcaatcatatttatttattttttcaactaacatttcaaattttaagaataaaaatagtatatgagagtcaaaaatatatttttcacattctttttagaaaaaataaaaaatctattaaataaTGATAGTTaaacactaattataaaatattaaattttagctagtaataattaaaaacacataattatatgttaatttttaagaaccgggttttaaaattaaaccgggtcaccggttttaccgggtttcagccggttttactggtttttatcaaatccgggTTTTAAATCGAATCGGACTCGGCTTCTTTAGCGAGTCAcggtcggaccggttcgaccggccggtccgatccggttttcaaaacacttgTTTTTATCAAATAGAGTGATCATATGACTGAATCAAACATTACGCAGTACTGCAACAGTACTGACTAAAAATTAAAGtgtttaaccaaaaaaataaacaaataaaacattttatcaGTAGCAGAGGTTAAGCTGGGTAAGGGACAATTTGGATGTTGGATGACATGTTTTTATGTTCCCTAATGACTCATTTTATCTTACAATCACCATAAATGGAAATTAATTCAACTAGAATAAAATGATTAGAAAGAAAGTTGTCTGAGAGGGTTTTTAATAATCctttttaattaaacaaaaagtttAGTAATTAACTTAAATGTGTCCctacataaaaataatacatcatctcttttaaaatgatctatgttttagaaaaaaaattgtttctgaaaaatacatattttacattttcaatgcatgtaataatgataaattttaaaattcaaaacattaattatgttcaatgaattttgattggttaaaaattatagaaaataactAATCgcaaaaataatacatttataattaaaagtttatttgtttttttaatatgcgCAGAAACTCTAAAACATgcattattattttgaaataaaaggAGTAGTCGGTACATTATAAAATGAGGAATGGACAGTAGGACTGTAGGAGAGAGTGGGAGACCCCAGCGATACAGCTGGTCAATCACCGGCGCTTGTATAACACGTCCCAACGTAGAGCGTGTGTAAGTTCACAAAGTTCAAATGAAAAAATGGGTTGTGTTAGAGAACGTGCAATGACAATGCAGACCAACTTTTAAAACAGTTTACACactctctctcatcttcttcgaccacacacacaaacacaacaTAGAGATTCCATATCCGGAAGAAACTTCCTCATAACTCAGATCTCTCTCTCAAGATACACAACTGGTAAAGTGCGTAcaccttctctctctctttcactctTAAACATTTTCTGATGATAAAATCTTTACATGATGACACATCTGTCTTCGTCTATTCCCCAAAGGAGCAGTAAGCGTCAGTCACTTGCCGAAGTTTCACTCTTGGTACTAGTAATGTTTTAAACAGGGATTCAAGTGTCGATCAACTTGACTTTTTCAGgtaattaaaatttacttttgaCGTcactttttttaatcaaattactTTTTACTTCACTCATCGAAAGTTCGAAACTAGTAACGTTTACTTCTgcataccaaaaaaaaaaaaattattttcttcttttatcatAGAAAGTTCTTACCTTTCCCTTTTGtttctactttttctttttaactttgAGTATTCATCTTTACTGGTTGTCTCACAGGAAACAGAGATGCATGTCTGTAGTGAAAGGTACTATTATATAGTTAGGtttcaaaagaaagaaattgtagtttagaaaaataaaagaattaattaaCTTGTCCTTGGAACTAAAGTCCAAcacaagaaacagagagatcTCTTAACGACAACAACCACTCTGTACACAAGACAccaaacactctctctctctctctctctacaaaaCCAATCACTCCTTCTCTCTACTCTAATtcaagagagggggagagagagaaagccATGGATGGGTACGAAGCAACTAGGATTGTGCTCTCCAGGATCCAAGCTTTAGACCGAGAAAACGCATCAAAGATCATGGGTCTCCTCCTTCTCCAAGATCACGGCGAGAAAGAGATGATAAGGCTAGCTTTCGGTCCCGAGACTCTTGTCCACTCTTTGATAGTAAAAACCAAGAAAGAGTTAGGTATCATGACAAGGACTCCTTGGATGATGAGTCAAGAGGAGTTAATTAGCCCTAAGAACAACAACTGTGgtggctcttcttcttctctcaacCCTGCTTCTCTGCCCTTCTACGCTGGTGGAGGACGAATATCTTTGACCAGCGAACTCGAGTTCATGGATGATGTGAACTCAAGAGCGAACCTTTTGGACTCTGTGCATGCGAGAAGCGGTAGCTGCGTGTTGGACGACGGTTTAGGGTTTGGTGATTCTGATTTAGGGTTTGGAGGTGTACTACCCTGTTCTTACTTCGCTAGAGGCTTCTGCAAGAACGGAAGTGGCTGCAGATTCGTCCACAGCGATGGAGGAGGAGACGAGCTGGTTGGCTCTCCAAGAAGATTCGAGCTTCTAAGGTCTAACTCTGTACCTCCGAGACTTGCTCACCACTTCATCACTCGATCTTCTTTCATGATGGGAGACGGGTTACATAAGCTTGGAAGATGGTGGAGGCCTGAGAGGATTGATCTCTCTGCTATGTCTTGTCCAGCTTCGAGACAGATCTATCTGACGTTTCCTGCCGACAGTAGGTTCAGGGAGGAAGATGTGTCTAATTATTTCAGGTAATGGCTTTGCAAACACCTTCTCTTTGGTCTCTGAATGTTTATTTCTTTGTGTGACTGAAGTTGTTGTTTATGGTGGGTGAATAGTACTTTTGGACCAGTTCAAGATGTGAGGATACCGTATCAGCAAAAGAGGATGTTTGGGTTTGTAACATTTGTGTACACTGAGACTGTCAAGAGCATTCTTGCTAAAGGGAACCCTCACTTTGTTTGTGACTCAAGGGTTCTTGTTAAGCCTTACAAGGAGAAAGGCAAAGTCCTTGACAAATACAGGTACTTAAACTAGTAGTTGTAGTAGTAGTAACTCTCAATACTTTGGGCCTGATTGTTCCTTGAATCCTTTCGTGTAGAACTAACCAAACAACGGAGAGAGAGCTGTCCCCAACAGGCCTTGATTCTAGCCCCAGGGATGTTACAGGTAACCAAACGCTAAAGCTCTCTGTCTCTTGGAGAAACTTTTGCTTGTCTCCGTAGTGATCTCTGCTTGTGGTAGCAGGAGGGAGAAGGTTTTACAACACAGGAGAAGATGTTTGGTGGAGGAGCAAATTTGAAGAAGAGATTATTGAGATTCAGAGCAGAAGGCTAATGAATCTTCAGCTTCTTGACGTCAAGAAGCATTTCCAACTCAGTTCCCCTACACACATTCATTCCCCAAATCCTTTTAGCCAAACGCTTGTGTCTCCACGTCCATTGCCGGTGAAAGCAGGAGGAGAGATAGTGAAAGGAAGTTCCAAAGAAGGATCTGATGATGACGCAGTGAACCTACCAGAGAGGTATGTGTATACTCATGAACAAGGTattgtttttgtgtgtttggaGCTTTAAGGTTGAATAGCAAGTTTTTTTTCTGTGGGATGGTGACAGGCTGGAGGATAGTTTGCCTGATAGTCCATTTCCGTCGCC
It encodes:
- the LOC108855295 gene encoding zinc finger CCCH domain-containing protein 46, yielding MHVCSESPTQETERSLNDNNHSVHKTPNTLSLSLSTKPITPSLYSNSREGEREKAMDGYEATRIVLSRIQALDRENASKIMGLLLLQDHGEKEMIRLAFGPETLVHSLIVKTKKELGIMTRTPWMMSQEELISPKNNNCGGSSSSLNPASLPFYAGGGRISLTSELEFMDDVNSRANLLDSVHARSGSCVLDDGLGFGDSDLGFGGVLPCSYFARGFCKNGSGCRFVHSDGGGDELVGSPRRFELLRSNSVPPRLAHHFITRSSFMMGDGLHKLGRWWRPERIDLSAMSCPASRQIYLTFPADSRFREEDVSNYFSTFGPVQDVRIPYQQKRMFGFVTFVYTETVKSILAKGNPHFVCDSRVLVKPYKEKGKVLDKYRTNQTTERELSPTGLDSSPRDVTGGRRFYNTGEDVWWRSKFEEEIIEIQSRRLMNLQLLDVKKHFQLSSPTHIHSPNPFSQTLVSPRPLPVKAGGEIVKGSSKEGSDDDAVNLPERLEDSLPDSPFPSPLILFAESADNNNGSDLWSPSSDNDDNSTPSTHSDSSNSFNCQMPRLLPIEMLSGRGGPTCRVGI